The Methanobacterium sp. Maddingley MBC34 DNA window GGATACGCACTAGGTAATTCTTAGTAATTGCAGAAAGCTTTGTCATTAAATACTTTTTAACCAATAAGTATTAATAATAAGACACATTAGTATTATTATCAATCTGATTATATGGGTTGACTTACATAAAAATCATTGGAGATATAAAATGGCACAAATTCATCCAGGATTAAAAACTCCTAAAGAACCCTCCAAAATTGAGGAAAGGGAAATTTCTCCGGAATTTAAAGAGGAACTTCGCAAAGTTCGCAATGAAGTTAAATCAGGGAAATATGTTGTTTATAAGACTTTAGAAGACTTGCGCAAAGATATTTCTAAATAAGCATGCCTTATGATATCTATCTTTCTCTAGATCTTAAGCACACCCTTAAAAAACTGGAGAAAAAGGATAAAAAACACTATCTGAAAGTTGAAAAAAAGATAGAGCAAGTTTTAGAAAATCCTTATCACTATAAACCCCTTAAGGGAGATTTATCTGGAAGTCGTAGAGTACATATTGGTTCTTATGTTTTGATTTATGAAATTAATGAACTAAAAACTTACATTCTCTTTTTGAAATATCAACATCATGATAAAGTTTATTAAAATGAATTAAGGTTTATTATTCCCTTAACGGCCGAATAATAACGGTTTAAGTGATTTAGGATCCATTAAGATTTAAAACAGGTCAAAGATTCAGGGATCAAAAATACAAAGATTAAAAATATTCATGTTGATATAAGTCCTTCTCTAATTTTACCAGTACCAATGTAAAATGAGAATTATTTTCACTCAGAAAAGTCCCTGAAATTACCTTGAAAAATGCAATTATTATTAATAACTTCAACCCTTAACCATAATAATAGAATCCAACACCAGGGGAATTAAATGCCACTTAAATGTCAAGAATGTGGGGAAATACTAAAAAAAGGATTGATTATCTGCCCAGAGTGTGGTAGGAGGGGTGTTTTTGTTAAAGATAAAAATGTGGACACCTACTCTGCCCTACTAGAGAACTTCCCCTCCTGGATGACACCCCGTCCCCAGCAGGAAACCATCCTGAAGAAAATTGCCCAGGGATTAGACCAAGGCTACCATTACATCCTCCTGGATGCTGGTACTGGAATAGGTAAATCTGCCATTGCCGTGACTCTGGCCAATTACTTCTCCTCAGCATATCTGGTGACCATCACCAAACAGCTACAGGACCAGTACCATAATGACTTCAAGT harbors:
- a CDS encoding addiction module toxin, RelE/StbE family (PFAM: Plasmid stabilisation system protein~TIGRFAM: addiction module toxin, RelE/StbE family), with the protein product MPYDIYLSLDLKHTLKKLEKKDKKHYLKVEKKIEQVLENPYHYKPLKGDLSGSRRVHIGSYVLIYEINELKTYILFLKYQHHDKVY